In Montipora foliosa isolate CH-2021 chromosome 13, ASM3666993v2, whole genome shotgun sequence, one DNA window encodes the following:
- the LOC137981511 gene encoding tigger transposable element-derived protein 6-like: MDFNILDEVLSKLNRKLARKQRNVILFLDNAPCHPPDMKGKYDHIKIVFFPANCTSRLQPLDLGIIQAFKLKYMKLMLTHVVSKIDDCNSATEAWESVSESTIKKCFAKAGILSADKSLVAFPADHREFDPFEDLDSGELVQVNSLLSDTSPVSESDTPSAVEALEATSTLPTCKELSANWEEEFFSTLSASTSLNSEEDDSDDDIVKITAEPKEVKIKSMKEAMSMLEDVTEYLTDENLTDMANNLSRVLSKVQSTWLAQRLNTATQTKVTDFFR; this comes from the exons ATGGATTTTAACATCCTCGATGAGGTGCTATCCAAGCTAAACCGGAAATTagcaagaaagcaaagaaatgtgATCTTATTTCTGGACAATGCCCCCTGCCATCCTCCAGATATGAAAGGGAAATACGATCACATCAAGATCGTGTTTTTTCCAGCAAATTGTACGTCTAGATTACAGCCTCTCGATCTCGGTATAATCCAGGCATTTAAACTCAAATACATGAAACTGATGCTGACACACGTTGTCAGCAAAATAGATGACTGCAACTCTGCCACTGAG GCCTGGGAGAGCGTGTCAGAATCGACTATCAAGAAATGCTTTGCCAAAGCAGGTATTCTTTCAGCTGACAAGTCCCTTGTTGCGTTTCCTGCTGACCACCGGGAATTTGACCCATTCGAGGACCTAGATTCCGGCGAACTCGTGCAGGTGAATTCTTTGTTGAGCGATACCAGTCCCGTGTCTGAATCTGATACACCTTCTGCAGTTGAAGCCTTAGAAGCAACTTCCACGCTGCCAACATGCAAAGAGCTAAGCGCTAATTGGGAGGAGGAATTTTTCTCCACTCTATCAGCATCCACCTCCCTGAATTCAGAAGAGGATGACAGTGACGATGACATAGTTAAGATAACTGCTGAGCCAAAAGAAGTTAAAATCAAATCGATGAAAGAGGCCATGTCAATGCTCGAAGACGTCACCGAATACCTCACCGATGAAAATCTCACAGACATGGCAAACAACCTTTCCAGGGTCTTATCCAAAGTTCAGTCGACCTGGTTGGCCCAAAGACTGAATACTGCCACTCAAACCAAAGTCACCGACTTTTTTAGATAA